A genomic segment from Sparus aurata chromosome 10, fSpaAur1.1, whole genome shotgun sequence encodes:
- the naa38 gene encoding N-alpha-acetyltransferase 38, NatC auxiliary subunit, with translation MATMIEENGPSTHVQSEVSSSSHARQKLEGLLNKNMRIRMTDGRTLVGLFLCTDRDCNVILGSAQEFLKSTDTFSQGEPRVLGLAMIPGHHVVSIEVEADSLEDTQGFGATH, from the exons ATGGCAACAATGATTGAGGAAAATGGTCCTTCGACTCAT GTGCAGTCCGAAGTGTCCTCTTCGTCTCATGCCAGGCAGAAACTGGAGGGGCTCCTGAACAAGAACATGAGGATCCGCATGACAGACGGACGGACCCTGGTGGGGCTCTTCCTCTGCACGGACCGAGACTGCAATGTCATCCTGGGATCAGCTCAGGAGTTCCTCAAATCCACAG ACACATTCTCCCAGGGCGAACCCAGAGTCCTAGGCCTGGCCATGATCCCCGGCCACCACGTGGTGTCCATTGAGGTGGAGGCAGACAGTCTGGAGGACACACAAGGATTCGGCGCTACCCATTGA